One region of Rhodocaloribacter litoris genomic DNA includes:
- a CDS encoding glycoside hydrolase family 2 TIM barrel-domain containing protein produces MRRRDFLKSTAAGGAALLLAPSAGRLLTAEHGPSRISFNRDWRFFRGEDPAGAAWEPVTLPHTARIEALVTGEPGSPTYQWQGLCWYEKRFVMGPETAGKKVYLLFDGAMNVADVWLDGEHLGRHLGGYLPFGFDLTGRLVPGYEHLLTVRLDNTDNPITGPKPLHQLDFNLYHGIYRDVHLIVKDPLHITDPILADKTASGGVFVRYPEVTPEAASVWVQVHVRNDDAGERRFVVEYVLEDEAGAVVAGATSDPVTLAPGQDTEVVRTLRVLGPALWSPRSPSRYTLRTRLVEHGAVVDEEVTRIGIRRIEISAEGFRINGEKMFLRGTNRHQEYPYVGYAVPDAAQYRDARKIKEAGFDYIRLSHYPHDPSFMEACDELGLVVMNCIPGWQYFNRDDPRFAEIQYENCRRLIRRDRNHPCVILWEVSLNETWMPPEFVAKTQAIAHEEYPGDQMYTCGWTDGYDVFIQARQHGGCVEVTDRPCVVSEYGDWEYYAQNAGLNQEAWADLAPDEANSRQLRWHGERALLQQATNFQEAHNDNRKTIAFADGLWVMFDYNRGYAPDIESSGCMDLFRLPKFSYHFFRSQRDAAERYPGLASGPMVFIASYWTPDSPTDVRVFSNCDEVALSVGGRLVARQRPDADRLSTHLAHPPFTFRLERFEPGLLEAVGYLDGRPAARHAVRTPGRPVRLSVWVDEGGRPFARDGKDVVFVHAALQDEHGTVVPDAWENVFFGTIGGVSLVGANPLSSDAGIASVLVQAERRPRAAVYALAIVREGGLVRLLGGAAPLGGDVLPWEIRYATGGHGPGPRAPRYDGAFPAGEPVQAALFVNGHPVVQADETVPKFRIAGSVAPREREG; encoded by the coding sequence ATGAGACGCAGAGACTTTCTGAAGAGCACCGCCGCGGGCGGGGCCGCGCTGTTGCTCGCTCCCTCCGCCGGGCGTCTGCTGACGGCGGAGCACGGGCCCTCGCGCATCTCCTTCAACCGGGACTGGCGCTTCTTCCGGGGCGAGGATCCGGCCGGGGCGGCCTGGGAACCCGTCACGTTGCCGCACACCGCCCGCATCGAGGCCCTGGTGACGGGCGAGCCCGGCAGCCCGACCTACCAGTGGCAGGGCCTGTGCTGGTACGAAAAGCGCTTCGTGATGGGACCCGAGACGGCCGGCAAGAAGGTCTACCTGCTCTTCGACGGGGCCATGAACGTGGCCGACGTCTGGCTCGACGGCGAGCACCTCGGCCGGCACCTGGGCGGCTACCTGCCCTTCGGCTTCGACCTCACCGGCCGCCTCGTGCCCGGCTACGAGCACCTCCTGACCGTTCGCCTCGACAATACCGACAACCCGATCACCGGCCCGAAGCCGCTCCATCAGCTCGACTTCAACCTGTACCACGGGATCTACCGGGACGTGCACCTGATCGTCAAGGATCCGCTGCACATCACCGATCCGATCCTGGCCGATAAGACCGCCAGCGGAGGGGTGTTCGTGCGCTATCCCGAGGTGACGCCGGAGGCGGCCTCGGTGTGGGTGCAGGTCCACGTACGCAACGACGACGCCGGGGAGCGTCGCTTCGTCGTCGAATACGTGCTGGAGGACGAAGCCGGGGCGGTCGTGGCCGGGGCCACCTCCGACCCCGTCACGCTGGCTCCCGGCCAGGATACGGAGGTCGTCCGGACGCTGCGGGTGCTGGGGCCGGCGCTCTGGAGCCCGCGTTCGCCATCCCGGTACACCCTCCGCACCCGTCTGGTCGAGCATGGCGCGGTGGTCGACGAGGAAGTGACGCGCATCGGCATCCGGCGCATCGAGATCTCGGCCGAAGGGTTCCGGATCAACGGGGAGAAGATGTTCCTGCGGGGGACGAACCGGCATCAGGAGTATCCCTACGTCGGTTATGCCGTGCCGGACGCGGCCCAGTACCGGGACGCCCGGAAGATCAAAGAGGCCGGGTTCGACTACATCCGCCTCTCGCATTATCCGCACGACCCGTCCTTCATGGAGGCCTGCGACGAGCTGGGGCTGGTGGTGATGAACTGCATCCCCGGCTGGCAATACTTCAACCGGGACGACCCCCGTTTCGCGGAGATCCAGTACGAAAACTGCCGCCGTCTCATTCGCCGGGACCGCAACCACCCGTGCGTGATCCTGTGGGAGGTCTCGCTCAACGAGACGTGGATGCCGCCCGAGTTCGTGGCGAAGACCCAGGCCATCGCCCACGAGGAATACCCGGGGGATCAGATGTACACCTGCGGCTGGACGGACGGGTACGACGTCTTCATCCAGGCCCGGCAGCACGGCGGCTGCGTCGAGGTCACCGACCGGCCGTGCGTCGTGAGCGAATACGGCGACTGGGAGTACTACGCCCAGAATGCCGGGCTCAACCAGGAGGCCTGGGCCGATCTCGCGCCGGACGAGGCCAACAGCCGGCAACTCCGCTGGCACGGCGAGCGGGCGCTGCTCCAGCAGGCCACCAACTTCCAGGAGGCGCACAACGACAACCGCAAGACGATCGCGTTCGCCGACGGCCTCTGGGTGATGTTCGACTACAACCGGGGCTATGCGCCGGACATCGAGTCTTCCGGGTGCATGGATCTGTTCCGGCTGCCCAAGTTCTCCTACCACTTCTTCCGTAGCCAGCGGGATGCCGCCGAGCGGTATCCCGGGCTGGCCTCCGGGCCGATGGTGTTCATCGCCAGCTACTGGACGCCCGACTCGCCGACCGACGTCCGGGTGTTCAGCAACTGCGACGAGGTGGCCCTCTCGGTGGGCGGCCGCCTCGTGGCGCGGCAGCGTCCGGACGCCGACCGCCTCTCGACGCATCTGGCGCATCCGCCCTTCACGTTCCGTTTGGAGCGCTTCGAGCCGGGCCTGCTCGAAGCCGTCGGCTATCTCGACGGGCGCCCTGCGGCCCGCCACGCCGTGCGGACGCCCGGCCGGCCCGTGCGCCTGTCGGTGTGGGTGGACGAGGGCGGCCGCCCCTTCGCCCGCGACGGCAAGGACGTGGTCTTCGTGCACGCCGCGCTGCAGGACGAGCACGGGACCGTCGTGCCGGACGCCTGGGAGAATGTGTTTTTCGGGACGATTGGAGGGGTTTCGCTTGTCGGGGCGAACCCCTTATCTTCGGACGCCGGCATCGCCAGCGTGCTGGTGCAGGCGGAGCGGCGACCGCGGGCGGCCGTCTACGCGCTGGCCATCGTGCGGGAGGGTGGGCTCGTCCGGCTGCTCGGCGGGGCGGCGCCGCTCGGCGGGGACGTGCTGCCGTGGGAGATCCGCTACGCGACCGGTGGCCACGGGCCCGGCCCGCGCGCACCCCGCTACGACGGTGCCTTCCCGGCCGGCGAGCCGGTGCAGGCGGCGCTCTTCGTGAACGGGCACCCGGTCGTGCAGGCCGACGAGACGGTGCCGAAGTTTCGCATCGCGGGCAGCGTCGCCCCCCGGGAGCGGGAAGGCTGA
- a CDS encoding FlgD immunoglobulin-like domain containing protein, whose protein sequence is MKTLLRTFVLLLLPGVWAAGAHAQEAITLINPSFELDPNGNTPCIRVTNFIDVPGWSMDTPPVDSGVSDNANATDGVCAAWLANFDPQLWQLTEHVIAAGETYTLHVDARSSWQATTFDVILYYDDNGTRVPVATTTWDFEGISEPMVEITASFSADDVPEAIGHRLGVAVDNTNGDDDPDTSGDNSWAEVDNVRLFRAVSTAIEGETPALFELAQNAPNPFVAGTTTHIDYRLNRPGAVRLEVFDLLGRRVRTLVEAVQPVGPHAARWDGRDEAGRLLPPGLYFYRLALGTGGHAVTRQMLIVR, encoded by the coding sequence ATGAAGACACTGCTACGAACGTTCGTCCTGTTGCTCCTGCCGGGCGTGTGGGCGGCCGGCGCCCACGCCCAGGAAGCCATCACGCTCATCAACCCTAGCTTCGAACTCGACCCGAACGGCAACACGCCGTGCATCCGGGTGACGAACTTCATCGACGTGCCCGGCTGGAGCATGGACACCCCCCCGGTCGACTCGGGCGTCTCGGACAATGCCAACGCCACCGACGGGGTCTGCGCGGCCTGGCTGGCCAACTTCGACCCCCAGCTCTGGCAACTGACCGAGCATGTCATCGCGGCCGGGGAGACCTACACGCTGCACGTGGATGCGCGGAGCAGCTGGCAGGCCACCACCTTCGACGTCATCCTCTACTACGATGACAACGGCACGCGCGTCCCGGTTGCCACCACCACCTGGGATTTCGAGGGCATCAGCGAGCCCATGGTGGAGATCACCGCTTCCTTCTCGGCTGACGACGTGCCCGAGGCCATCGGGCACCGGCTGGGCGTGGCCGTGGACAACACGAACGGCGATGACGACCCCGACACGAGTGGCGATAACAGCTGGGCCGAGGTGGACAACGTCCGCCTGTTCCGCGCGGTGAGCACGGCCATCGAGGGGGAGACCCCGGCGCTCTTCGAGCTGGCACAGAACGCCCCGAACCCGTTCGTGGCCGGGACGACCACGCACATCGACTATCGCCTGAACCGTCCCGGTGCCGTGCGGCTGGAGGTGTTCGACCTGCTCGGACGGCGCGTGCGTACGCTCGTGGAGGCCGTGCAGCCGGTGGGCCCGCATGCGGCCCGCTGGGACGGCCGGGATGAAGCCGGCCGCCTGCTGCCGCCCGGCCTGTATTTCTATCGGTTGGCGCTGGGCACGGGCGGTCACGCCGTGACCCGGCAGATGCTGATCGTCCGCTAG
- a CDS encoding RagB/SusD family nutrient uptake outer membrane protein, translated as MLLALSGLLLLPLAGCSDLLEPEVFGDLTPETFFSSEADFRTAVAALYNPFMTDWGTTDQGAGVWYAALYNHDPKTYLIRSMTPTDELFSPWSTTFDFFEWGPTTFNGGNGPTYAKIRYVARATDVIDKIQKSDAPVPPEVKARYIAEAKALRGWLMYILYDFFGPVNVKLDPATLHDPTITPRPSKEEYVAAIEQDLLEALPDLPDRYNGDAANWGRVSKGAVRMVLLRLYMHEKQWAKAEQVARDIMAMGYSLMPYYPDVFNVEQNNEIIYAVPANEASQNYWPQEIIPPNFASTTLPSGKTITRGPGWYGFWMPWEFYDLFEPGDERLHTIADSYVTTSGAVRTRNNGMRGAIPLKFTDIQGDGPGYGFDMPVFRYAETLLSLAEAINEQRGPDEAYEYVNQVRARAGLAPWSGMTQAQFREAILQERGRELYAEGVRRQDLIRHGKFIEYAPAGASAGPHHVLFPIPQEVIDQGGGVIEQNPGY; from the coding sequence GTGCTGCTCGCGCTCTCCGGTCTGCTCCTGCTCCCGCTGGCAGGATGCTCGGACCTGCTCGAACCGGAGGTGTTCGGCGACCTGACCCCGGAGACGTTCTTCTCCTCGGAGGCGGATTTCCGGACCGCCGTGGCCGCTCTCTACAACCCCTTCATGACCGACTGGGGAACGACCGACCAGGGCGCCGGGGTGTGGTATGCCGCGCTCTACAACCACGACCCGAAGACGTACCTGATCCGGAGCATGACCCCCACGGACGAGCTGTTCAGTCCCTGGAGCACCACGTTCGACTTCTTCGAATGGGGGCCGACTACGTTCAACGGCGGCAACGGGCCCACCTACGCCAAGATCCGCTACGTGGCCCGGGCCACCGACGTCATCGACAAGATCCAGAAGTCGGACGCGCCCGTGCCGCCCGAGGTCAAGGCACGCTACATCGCCGAGGCGAAGGCGCTGCGCGGCTGGCTCATGTACATCCTCTACGACTTCTTCGGCCCGGTGAACGTGAAGCTGGACCCGGCGACGTTGCATGATCCCACCATCACCCCGCGCCCGTCGAAAGAGGAGTACGTGGCCGCCATCGAGCAGGACCTGCTGGAGGCCCTGCCCGATCTACCCGACCGCTACAACGGCGATGCGGCCAACTGGGGACGGGTGAGCAAGGGCGCCGTGCGCATGGTACTGCTGCGCCTCTACATGCACGAGAAGCAGTGGGCCAAAGCCGAACAGGTGGCCCGCGACATCATGGCGATGGGCTACTCGCTGATGCCCTACTACCCGGACGTGTTCAACGTCGAGCAGAACAACGAAATCATCTACGCCGTCCCGGCCAACGAAGCCTCGCAGAACTACTGGCCGCAGGAGATCATCCCGCCGAACTTTGCCTCGACGACCCTGCCTTCGGGCAAGACCATCACGCGGGGGCCGGGGTGGTACGGTTTCTGGATGCCCTGGGAGTTCTACGACCTCTTCGAGCCCGGCGACGAGCGGCTCCATACCATCGCCGATAGCTACGTGACCACCTCCGGCGCCGTGCGGACTCGCAACAACGGTATGCGCGGGGCCATCCCGCTCAAGTTCACCGACATCCAGGGGGATGGGCCCGGTTACGGCTTTGACATGCCGGTCTTTCGCTACGCCGAGACGTTGCTCTCGCTGGCCGAGGCCATCAACGAGCAGCGCGGCCCGGATGAGGCCTACGAGTACGTCAACCAGGTGCGGGCCCGCGCCGGGCTGGCACCCTGGAGTGGCATGACGCAGGCGCAGTTCCGGGAGGCTATCCTGCAGGAGCGGGGACGCGAGCTCTACGCCGAGGGGGTCCGGCGGCAGGATCTGATCCGCCACGGCAAGTTCATCGAATACGCGCCGGCGGGTGCCAGCGCCGGGCCGCACCACGTGCTGTTCCCCATCCCACAGGAGGTCATCGACCAGGGGGGCGGCGTGATCGAGCAGAACCCCGGCTACTGA
- a CDS encoding SusC/RagA family TonB-linked outer membrane protein — MRATQFLLFLLLLAGSAAAPVGAQHTVRGQVTDREEGTPLPGVNIVIRGTDRGTATGVDGTYRLQVPAGRDTLVFSFVGYVTQLVPVDGREVIDVALVPDVQVLENIVVVGYVAQRERNLSGAVTTVDVERLEPVGTTTVNQLLQGRAPGLNLQTRSAQPGGGVSVNIRGAISPRGNNTPLYVIDGVPVTEYTSSVPGLDDTDLGFYGGIDRDPLSFLNPEDIASVTVLKDASAAAIYGSAAANGVVLITTRSGRAGRLRVNYRGSFSAQTPYDYFPLMNARQFMQEQNRLAYERYLFENRIAPYGTTDPNSVSPYIPLFTEQEMQAAGEGTDWLGLITENGHIHEHNLSLSGGSATTTAYVSFNLQDNDAVLKNSGLRRYSGRVNLDQTVSDRVRLRLRMSASRLEGNNASTGANSGGQEKFNMIQAAMAYSPTVPVFEENGEYASTFNRLIMNPAAFLAIDDRSRTTSLFATPTVEVDLTDQLRLNVVGQAQSESTVRGFYLPRTTNNAQFPEGMAQKSESTVENYSAETYLTYTNQFGPSSLTVVGGAGYYRALTEGSSMQGVGFFTDAFSYNNLGVSTELLQNRIGSWKTARTKLSQFARLNYSLHDRYILSLVARRDGSSIFAENHQWGFFPGISAAWIVSDEAFLRDVAAVTQLKVRAGYGQAGNESILSGNALQLYSPGYPFLIGNTLYNGVALSQVANPDLRWETVSTFNVGVDFGLWANRVRGSVDYFVKTARDLLDFNPLPSNNAVGRVADNVGATRSRGFEIELHTRNVEAGRFAWETDVSVSHYKSFWVERNPQVPLAPYIGENDPLDAIYGWQTDGIIRSETDRPAHMPNANVGNLRYVDQNGDGVLDEQDVVILGNAAPRWVVGFNNTFTLGGFDLNVYLYGNLGYKRNNNFAPNTFVISQPTNPENTTIYARDVWSSTNPDGTFPGIATNPYNTQNPTGNHDFNLKDAGFLRLRNVSLGYTVPGRLLGTGSPLQSARLFVTVQDLAVFTSYPGFDPEFTEPNPYPKAYTTTFGLELNF; from the coding sequence ATGAGAGCGACCCAGTTCTTGCTGTTCCTGCTCCTCCTGGCGGGGAGTGCTGCGGCACCGGTGGGGGCCCAGCATACCGTGCGAGGGCAGGTGACCGACCGGGAGGAAGGAACGCCGCTGCCCGGGGTGAACATCGTGATCCGGGGCACCGACCGGGGCACGGCCACCGGGGTGGACGGAACGTACCGCCTGCAGGTGCCGGCCGGGCGGGACACCCTCGTTTTCTCCTTCGTCGGGTACGTGACGCAGCTCGTCCCCGTCGACGGGCGCGAGGTGATCGACGTGGCGCTCGTGCCGGACGTGCAGGTGCTGGAGAACATCGTGGTGGTCGGGTACGTCGCGCAGCGGGAGCGCAACCTCAGCGGCGCCGTCACGACGGTGGACGTGGAGCGGCTCGAACCCGTGGGCACCACCACGGTCAACCAGCTCCTGCAGGGGCGGGCGCCCGGCCTGAACCTGCAGACGCGCTCGGCCCAGCCGGGCGGCGGCGTCTCGGTCAACATCCGGGGCGCCATCTCGCCGCGCGGCAACAACACCCCGCTCTACGTCATCGACGGGGTGCCCGTGACCGAGTACACCTCCTCCGTGCCGGGGCTCGATGATACCGACCTGGGGTTCTATGGCGGCATCGACCGGGATCCGCTCAGCTTCCTCAACCCGGAAGACATCGCCTCGGTGACGGTGCTCAAGGACGCCAGCGCGGCGGCCATCTACGGCTCGGCGGCCGCCAACGGCGTCGTGCTGATCACCACCCGGAGCGGGCGGGCCGGCCGCCTGCGGGTCAACTACCGCGGCAGCTTCTCGGCGCAGACGCCCTACGACTACTTCCCCCTGATGAACGCCCGGCAGTTCATGCAGGAGCAAAACCGGCTGGCCTACGAGCGGTACCTGTTTGAAAACCGCATCGCTCCCTACGGCACGACCGACCCGAACAGCGTCTCGCCCTACATCCCGCTCTTTACCGAGCAGGAGATGCAGGCGGCCGGTGAGGGGACGGACTGGCTGGGGCTGATCACCGAGAACGGTCACATCCACGAGCACAACCTGTCCCTGAGCGGGGGCTCGGCCACGACGACCGCCTACGTCTCGTTCAACCTTCAAGACAACGACGCCGTCCTCAAAAACTCGGGGCTGAGGCGCTACAGCGGCCGCGTCAATCTGGACCAGACCGTCTCGGATCGGGTGCGCCTGCGCCTGCGCATGTCCGCCAGCCGGCTGGAAGGCAACAATGCCTCGACGGGGGCCAACTCGGGCGGGCAGGAGAAATTCAACATGATCCAGGCGGCGATGGCCTATTCGCCCACCGTGCCGGTCTTCGAGGAGAACGGAGAATACGCCTCTACCTTCAACCGGCTCATCATGAACCCGGCGGCGTTTCTGGCCATCGACGACCGGAGCCGGACGACGAGCCTTTTCGCCACCCCGACCGTCGAGGTAGACCTGACGGATCAGCTGCGGCTGAACGTCGTCGGGCAGGCACAGAGCGAGTCGACGGTGCGGGGGTTCTACCTGCCACGCACCACGAACAACGCGCAGTTCCCGGAAGGGATGGCGCAGAAGAGCGAGTCGACCGTCGAGAACTACAGCGCCGAGACGTACCTCACCTACACGAACCAGTTTGGCCCCAGCAGCCTGACCGTCGTCGGCGGGGCGGGTTATTACCGGGCGCTGACGGAAGGGTCCTCGATGCAGGGCGTGGGCTTCTTCACCGATGCTTTCTCCTACAACAACCTGGGTGTCTCGACCGAGTTGCTGCAGAACCGCATCGGCTCGTGGAAGACCGCGCGGACGAAGCTCTCGCAGTTCGCCCGGCTGAACTACAGCCTGCACGACCGGTACATCCTCTCCCTGGTGGCCCGGCGGGACGGCTCCAGCATCTTCGCCGAGAACCACCAGTGGGGTTTCTTCCCCGGCATCTCGGCGGCCTGGATTGTCTCGGACGAGGCGTTCCTGCGGGACGTGGCGGCCGTGACGCAGCTCAAGGTGCGGGCCGGCTACGGGCAGGCCGGCAACGAGAGCATCCTCAGCGGCAATGCCCTGCAGCTCTACAGTCCGGGCTACCCCTTCCTGATCGGTAATACGCTCTACAACGGCGTGGCCCTCTCGCAGGTGGCCAACCCGGACCTCCGCTGGGAGACGGTCTCGACCTTCAACGTGGGGGTGGACTTCGGCCTCTGGGCCAACCGCGTCCGCGGTTCGGTCGACTACTTCGTCAAGACGGCGCGGGACCTGCTCGACTTCAACCCGCTGCCGTCGAACAACGCCGTCGGGCGGGTGGCGGACAACGTGGGCGCCACCCGCAGCCGCGGCTTCGAGATCGAGCTGCACACGCGGAACGTCGAGGCAGGGCGGTTCGCGTGGGAGACCGACGTGAGCGTCTCGCACTACAAGAGCTTCTGGGTCGAGCGGAACCCGCAGGTGCCGCTGGCTCCCTATATCGGCGAGAACGACCCGCTCGATGCCATCTACGGCTGGCAGACCGACGGCATCATCCGGAGCGAGACCGACCGCCCGGCCCACATGCCGAACGCCAACGTGGGCAACCTCCGCTACGTCGATCAGAACGGGGACGGCGTCCTCGACGAGCAGGACGTGGTCATCCTGGGCAATGCCGCGCCGCGCTGGGTCGTCGGCTTCAACAACACCTTCACGCTGGGCGGCTTCGACCTCAACGTCTACCTCTACGGCAACCTGGGCTACAAGCGGAACAACAACTTCGCGCCCAACACCTTCGTGATCTCCCAGCCCACCAACCCGGAGAACACGACCATCTATGCCCGGGACGTCTGGTCCTCGACGAACCCGGACGGCACCTTTCCCGGCATTGCAACCAACCCCTACAACACGCAGAATCCGACCGGCAACCACGACTTCAACCTGAAGGATGCGGGCTTTCTCCGGCTCCGCAACGTGTCGCTCGGCTATACGGTGCCGGGCCGGCTGCTGGGGACGGGCAGCCCGCTGCAATCGGCCCGGCTGTTCGTGACGGTGCAGGACCTGGCCGTCTTCACGAGCTATCCGGGCTTCGATCCGGAGTTTACCGAACCGAACCCCTACCCGAAGGCCTATACGACGACGTTCGGGCTGGAGCTCAACTTTTAG
- a CDS encoding LacI family DNA-binding transcriptional regulator — protein MSKNPTISDVARLAGVSKATVSAVINNKDTVGEATRRNVLAVIEQLNYRPREAARNRLRPRAGRSIGVIIKEEDNPYYFEVVAGARRFAEENGYTILVASSEGSYEAEQRIVELMTAKDVSGLIITPVLDSQADLSHIFDLKRRNVPFVLLEGVRGLQANLVDIDNIRASQAAVNYLIEQGHSQIVYFAGPPYSLHSEDRLEGVRRAFSESSLSLRKDQIVYAGAHLQDGYRAGMDYFRQHHPARPTAVVCYNDLVAMGLLRALHELGLRVPEDVSVMGFDDLEFLRYAPWALSTVHVPKREMGERAVQILDRHINATSALPVEKVQLDFKLVLRDTTAAPAEAA, from the coding sequence ATGTCAAAAAATCCAACCATCTCGGACGTTGCCCGGCTGGCGGGGGTCTCCAAGGCGACTGTTTCGGCCGTCATCAACAACAAGGATACGGTGGGGGAGGCCACGCGGCGCAACGTGCTGGCCGTGATCGAGCAGTTGAACTACCGGCCCCGGGAAGCCGCCCGTAACCGGCTTCGTCCCCGGGCAGGGCGCAGCATCGGGGTCATCATCAAGGAGGAAGACAACCCGTACTATTTCGAGGTGGTGGCCGGGGCGCGCCGTTTTGCCGAGGAGAACGGATACACGATCCTCGTGGCCAGCTCGGAAGGTTCCTACGAGGCCGAACAGCGGATCGTCGAGTTGATGACGGCCAAGGACGTCAGCGGGCTCATCATCACCCCTGTGCTCGACAGCCAGGCGGACCTCTCGCACATCTTCGACCTGAAGCGGCGCAACGTGCCGTTTGTGTTGCTGGAAGGTGTGCGGGGCCTGCAGGCCAACCTGGTCGATATCGACAACATCCGGGCGTCGCAGGCGGCGGTGAACTACCTGATCGAACAGGGGCACTCCCAGATCGTTTACTTTGCCGGGCCGCCCTATTCGCTGCACAGCGAGGACCGGCTCGAAGGAGTGCGCCGGGCCTTCAGTGAGTCCAGCCTGTCCCTCCGGAAGGATCAGATCGTGTACGCGGGGGCGCACCTGCAGGACGGCTACCGGGCGGGGATGGACTATTTCAGGCAGCATCACCCGGCACGCCCCACGGCGGTGGTCTGCTACAATGACCTGGTGGCGATGGGGTTGCTGCGGGCCCTGCACGAACTGGGCCTGCGGGTGCCGGAGGACGTCTCCGTGATGGGCTTCGACGACCTGGAGTTCCTCCGGTATGCTCCCTGGGCGCTGTCCACGGTGCATGTGCCCAAGCGGGAGATGGGCGAGCGGGCGGTGCAGATCCTGGACCGGCACATCAATGCCACCTCGGCCCTGCCCGTCGAGAAGGTCCAGCTCGATTTCAAGCTTGTGCTGCGGGACACGACAGCCGCGCCGGCCGAGGCGGCATGA
- a CDS encoding aldose epimerase family protein, with protein MTTSHAASHPTPPASPLPRGITPAAFGTTGDGVPVEAFRLVNARGASMQVLTYGGIITALTLPDRDGRFADVVLGFDTLEDYLHDTAYMGALIGRYANRIAGGRFALDGHTYTLARNEGPHHLHGGPRGFNRVVWRARPFENARGVGLVLHHTSPHGDQGYPGTLQVRVTYTLTDDNALCLDYFAETDAPTPVSLTQHLYFNLAGRGSILEHELQLLADHFTPTDATQIPTGAIRPVSGTPFDFTVPTPIGRHIHAHDPQLRHGQGYDHFFVLRRNGTAPEGDTMVPAARVYEPMSGRRMTVYTTAPGVQFYAGNRLDGRRGKNGHPYLPRTGFCLETQHFPDAPNQPTFPPAIVQPSHPYRSRTVFAFSV; from the coding sequence ATGACGACGTCCCACGCGGCATCGCACCCGACACCGCCCGCCTCTCCCCTCCCCCGCGGCATCACCCCCGCTGCCTTCGGAACAACCGGGGACGGGGTGCCGGTCGAAGCCTTCCGGCTCGTCAACGCACGCGGCGCCTCGATGCAGGTGCTCACCTACGGCGGCATCATCACCGCCCTGACCCTGCCGGACCGGGACGGCCGCTTCGCGGACGTCGTGCTCGGCTTCGACACCCTGGAAGACTACCTGCACGACACCGCCTACATGGGCGCCCTCATCGGGCGCTATGCCAACCGCATCGCCGGCGGCCGCTTCGCGCTCGACGGCCACACCTACACCCTTGCCCGCAACGAGGGTCCCCACCACCTCCACGGCGGCCCCCGGGGGTTCAACAGGGTGGTCTGGCGGGCCCGGCCATTCGAGAACGCACGGGGCGTGGGGCTGGTCCTGCACCACACCAGCCCACACGGCGACCAGGGCTATCCCGGCACCCTGCAGGTACGGGTCACCTACACGCTCACCGACGACAACGCGCTCTGCCTCGACTACTTCGCCGAAACCGACGCCCCCACCCCCGTCAGCCTGACCCAGCACCTGTACTTCAACCTGGCCGGGCGAGGAAGCATCCTGGAGCACGAGCTCCAGCTCCTGGCCGACCACTTCACCCCCACGGATGCCACCCAGATCCCGACCGGCGCGATCCGGCCGGTCTCGGGCACCCCGTTCGACTTCACCGTCCCCACACCCATCGGCCGCCACATCCATGCCCACGATCCCCAGCTCCGCCACGGGCAGGGCTACGACCACTTCTTCGTGCTCCGGCGCAACGGCACCGCCCCCGAAGGTGACACGATGGTGCCGGCCGCCCGCGTCTACGAGCCCATGAGCGGACGGCGCATGACGGTCTACACCACCGCCCCCGGGGTGCAGTTCTACGCCGGCAACCGCCTCGACGGGCGCAGGGGCAAAAACGGGCACCCCTACCTCCCCCGCACGGGCTTCTGCCTGGAGACCCAGCACTTTCCCGATGCACCCAACCAGCCCACCTTCCCTCCGGCCATCGTGCAACCCAGTCACCCCTACCGGTCGCGCACGGTCTTTGCGTTCTCCGTCTGA